In Aspergillus fumigatus Af293 chromosome 2, whole genome shotgun sequence, a genomic segment contains:
- a CDS encoding DNA-directed DNA polymerase alpha catalytic subunit POL1 produces MSAARAKLAELRALRAAGKKRLSTYEIEEQDDIFEEVDDEGYKKIIRDRLDQDDFVVDDNGEGYADDGREVWNERVADYNSESDDEELPGRNKAAKRKREEEKQRKERINNGISKYFNTGPAASAPKPKPVVTAEDEAFMADLLGEVDANVVANHVPIQNVIKSETRRKVRILSPPLASKPRNERISGKDENSEPVSQVNQAPDLEFEDDDGPLPTMDDGDVAMSDPMPSSPISKVVERKSNVNVKKEESDEEDNDLMEIAPATGQSEAKMTSVNMAGSRPPPKIKKENYTTPASSSPAKAPVDVLNASWNDVRSKLNVLSSPATESRTFGKLRAQDVIEEDGSLRMFWLDYTEVNGSLCLFGKVKNKHTGSHVSAFVKIDNILRKLFFLPREYRYKHGRVTDEEVDMKDVYEEVDEIMSRLKVGMHKIKPCTRKYAFELPDIPKEAEYLKLLYPYDKPALPMETKGETFSHVFGTNTSLFEQFVLWRNVMGPCWLKIEDADFTAVSNASWCKFECQVARPACITPVPDTENLEPPPLTLMSLAFRTQLNVKENKQEILVASARVYENVSLTDTTPPEKLPCKTFTVMRPVGSSYPLHFEAETRKQRGTFMLEKSEQFLLSKFLALFEKMDPDVLMGHQLQEVDLSIFLSRLKEKKTPGWHRIGRLKRGEWPKSFNKGGGFFAERHLIAGRLMCDVANDMGKSLMMKCQSWSLTEMCELYLGDGNTRQELDTEAALKTWATSKEGLMNFVNHCDADTYFIAALVLRLQMLSLTKVLTNIAGNSWARTLSGTRAERNEYILLHEFHRNKYICPDKYSSKLQKAEEKNQDGDDDDAGDKKKKDKYKGGLVFEPEKGLYDKFVLVMDFNSLYPSIIQEYNICFTTVDRTATAENENEEKVPEVPSSDQEQGILPKLIATLVGRRREVKKLMKSKSATPEQLALWDTKQLAFKLTANSMYGCLGYTQSRFYARPLAMLTTFKGREILRSTKELAESKQLRVIYGDTDSVMINTNMDTISDALKVGEEFKKSVNERYRLLEIDIDNIFRRLLLHAKKKYAAINMTEVDGKFVDKLEVKGLDMKRREYCALSKEVSQKLLNEILSGEDQELVLNRVHDYLRDLADKMRGYQIPVQKYVIYTKLSKRPEEYPNKETMPPAQVALRELARGKTIRPNDVISYIVTNGDSETSSLPPAKRSYTVHDVMKSDNNLKPDIEFYLLKQIFPPIERLCAPIPGTDAVRLAECLGLDVRKYQINTSSGSNQQNADIFPLESQIPDSVRFENAARLTLTCRSCKEKSIFEGLVASTHMCTANGIVCPNQACQKPFTVLTIIAQLESQIRAQTSKYYEGWLVCDDSACGNRTRQMSVYGHRCLGPRGRAEGCLGRMTYEYSEKQMYNQLLYFAGLWDVDKAKVNAQKEASGEKKDSIAALVEFNRTRFGTIKGVVDGYLKKCGRQWVEMDALFRFMLP; encoded by the exons ATGTCTGCCGCACGCGCGAAGTTGGCAGAGCTGCGAGCTCTTCGTGCAGCAGGAAAGAAACGTCTATCAACATACGAGATTGAAGAACAAGACGACATCTTCGAAGAGGTCGATGACGAAGGTTACAAGAAAATTATCCGTGACCGGCTGGATCAGGATGATTTTGTGGTCGACGACAACGGTGAAGGATACGCGGATGATGGACGGGAAGTCTGGAACGAACGAGTAGCGGACTACAACAGCGAaagcgacgatgaggagttACCAGGACGCAACAAAGCTGCCAAAAGGAAGcgggaagaggagaagcagaggaaagaaagaatcaACAATGGTATCTCAAAATACTTCAACACTGGACCTGCTGCGTCTGCTCCGAAGCCGAAA CCTGTTGTCAcagcagaagatgaagcttTCATGGCAGATCTCCTTGGAGAAGTCGATGCCAATGTCGTCGCGAACCATGTCCCTATACAAAATGTGATCAAGTCGGAAACTCGACGCAAAGTCCGCATTCTTTCGCCTCCATTAGCCTCGAAGCCACGAAATGAGAGGATCAGCGGAAAGGACGAGAACAGCGAGCCGGTCTCGCAGGTTAACCAAGCACCGGATCTCGAGttcgaagacgacgatggacCGCTCCCTACAATGGATGACGGCGACGTGGCCATGAGTGATCCTATGCCATCTTCGCCCATTAGCAAAGTAGTTGAGAGGAAATCGAATGTCAACGTAAAGAAGGAAGAatctgatgaagaggacaacGATCTCATGGAGATTGCTCCAGCAACAGGACAAAGTGAAGCCAAAATGACTAGCGTTAACATGGCTGGAAGCCGTCCGCCTCCGAAGATAAAGAAGGAGAATTATACAACTCCTGCGAGTTCTTCTCCCGCGAAAGCACCTGTGGACGTTCTGAACGCTTCTTGGAACGACGTCCGGAGTAAACTGAACGTCCTTAGTAGTCCAGCAACGGAATCACGGACTTTCGGTAAGCTTCGTGCACAGGATGTGATCGAAGAAGACGGAAGTTTGCGGATGTTTTGGCTCGACTATACGGAAGTCAACGGCAGTTTGTGCTTATTTGGCAAGGTGAAGAACAAGCACACCGGTTCTCATGTCAGCGCTTTCGTCAAAATTGACAATATCCTCCGAAAGCTTTTTTTCCTTCCTCGGGAGTACAGATATAAACATGGCCGAGTGAccgatgaggaggtggatATGAAAGATGTTTATGAAGAGGTTGATGAGATAATGTCCAGGCTCAAAGTCGGGATGCATAAGATCAAGCCGTGCACACGCAAGTATGCGTTTGAATTGCCCGATATTCCCAAGGAAGCAGAGTACTTGAAATTGCTCTACCCGTACGACAAGCCGGCATTACCGATGGAAACCAAGGGCGAAACGTTCTCTCATGTCTTCGGAACCAACACCTCTCTCTTCGAGCAATTTGTGCTTTGGAGAAACGTCATGGGTCCATGTTGGCTCAAGATTGAGGATGCGGATTTTACAGCTGTCAGCAACGCGTCATGGTGCAAGTTCGAGTGTCAGGTTGCAAGACCTGCTTGCATTACACCTGTGCCTGACACCGAGAATCTGGAGCCGCCGCCCCTTACACTCATGAGTCTTGCTTTCAGGACTCAACTCAATGTAAAGGAGAATAAGCAAGAAATTTTGGTGGCAAGTGCACGCGTTTACGAAAATGTCTCGCTCACGGACACTACTCCTCCTGAGAAACTCCCTTGCAAGACATTCACTGTCATGCGACCAGTTGGCTCTTCATACCCTCTTCATTTCGAGGCTGAGACGCGCAAGCAACGAGGCACTTTCATGCTGGAAAAGAGCGAGCAATTTCTGCTGAGCAAATTCCTGGCATTGTTCGAAAAAATGGATCCTGATGTCCTTATGGGACATCAGCTACAAGAAGTCGACCTCAGCATTTTTCTCAGTCgcttgaaagaaaagaagaccCCCGGCTGGCATCGCATTGGACGTCTAAAACGTGGCGAGTGGCCCAAGAGCTTCAACAAAGGTGGAGGATTCTTTGCTGAAAGGCACTTGATCGCGGGAAGATTGATGTGCGATGTAGCGAATGACATGGGAAAG TCTCTCATGATGAAATGTCAATCGTGGAGCTTAACAGAAATGTGCGAACTCTACCTTGGAGACGGTAATACACGGCAGGAACTGGATACTGAGGCGGCATTGAAGACTTGGGCTACCTCCAAAGAAGGTCTCATGAATTTTGTGAACCACTGCGATGCGGACACCTATTTTATTGCTGCACTGGTGTTGCGGCTGCAAATGTTGTCACTCACCAAAGTTCTCACAAATATTGCTGGCAATTCCTGGGCTCGAACCCTCAGTGGTACTCGCGCTGAACGTAACGAATACATCCTGCTGCATGAGTTCCACCGAAACAAATACATCTGCCCAGACAAATACTCATCCAAGCTgcagaaggcagaagagaagaatcaggatggcgacgatgatgatgccggtgacaagaagaagaaggacaaatACAAAGGAGGTCTTGTCTTCGAGCCTGAAAAAGGTCTCTATGACAAGTTTGTCTTGGTCATGGACTTCAACAGTTTGTACCCGAGCATCATCCAAGAGTACAATATCTGCTTCACGACCGTGGATCGGACCGCCACA GCTGAAAATGAGAACGAAGAAAAAGTTCCCGAAGTTCCTTCGTCGGATCAAGAACAGGGTATTCTTCCTAAACTCATTGCCACGCTTGTTGGTCGCCGGCGCGAAGTAAAGAAATTGATGAAATCCAAATCCGCGACACCTGAACAGCTTGCGCTGTGGGACACCAAGCAATTGGCTTTCAAGTTGACCGCTAATTCTATGTATGGATGTTTGGGTTATACGCAGAGTCGTTTCTATGCTCGTCCTCTGGCAATGCTCACAACTTTCAAGGGTCGTGAGATTCTGAGGAGCACCAAGGAGCTTGCGGAATCAAAGCAGCTCCGCGTCATCTATGGCGATACTGACTCTGTTATGATTAACACCAACATGGACACTATCAGTGATGCACTCAAGGTTGGCGAGGAGTTCAAGAAATCCGTCAACGAACGATACCGGCTCCTGGAAATAGATATCGACAACATCTTCCGTCGCCTGTTATTGCACGCTAAAAAGAAGTATGCAGCCATCAACATGACTGAGGTGGACGGAAAGTTTGTGGACAAGCTCGAGGTCAAAGGTTTGGATATGAAACGTCGTGAATACTGTGCCCTATCGAAGGAAGTATCTCAGAAACTTCTTAATGAAATCCTCTCCGGCGAAGACCAAGAGCTGGTTCTCAATCGAGTCCATGACTACCTTCGAGACCTCGCCGACAAAATGCGAGGGTACCAAATTCCAGTTCAGAAATACGTGATCTACACG AAACTGTCTAAACGACCAGAGGAATACCCCAACAAGGAAACGATGCCTCCCGCACAAGTTGCGCTACGTGAGCTCGCCCGTGGCAAGACAATTCGACCCAACGATGTCATTTCATACATTGTGACAAATGGAGACTCGGAGACCTCATCGCTACCACCAGCGAAGCGGTCATATACCGTCCATGATGTCATGAAATCTGATAATAACCTCAAACCCGATATTGAATTTTACCTCCTCAAGCAGATTTTCCCTCCTATTGAGCGTCTCTGTGCGCCTATTCCGGGTACTGATGCAGTTCGGCTAGCTGAGTGTCTGGGTCTGGATGTACGCAAGTATCAAATCAATACGTCCAGTGGAAGCAATCAGCAGAATGCGGATATCTTTCCGTTGGAGTCCCAGATTCCAGACTCTGTTCGTTTCGAGAATGCTGCTCGTCTTACCCTGACTTGTCGATCTTGCAAAGAGAAATCGATCTTCGAGGGACTTGTGGCCTCGACTCATATGTGCACAGCCAACGGCATTGTCTGCCCTAACCAAGCATGTCAAAAACCTTTCACCGTGCTGACGATAATCGCACAATTGGAGAGCCAAATCCGTGCCCAAACGTCTAAGTACTACGAAGGCTGGCTGGTTTGTGATGACTCTGCATGTGGCAACCGCACTCGCCAGATGAGCGTTTATGGGCACCGGTGCCTGGGGCCTCGTGGCCGCGCTGAGGGCTGCCTTGGTCGTATGACGTATGAGTACTCAGAGAAGCAGATGTACAACCAATTGCTTTACTTTGCAGGTCTGTGGGATGTGGACAAGGCCAAAGTCAATGCCCAGAAGGAGGCCAGCGGCGAAAAGAAAGACAGCATCGCAGCGCTGGTCGAATTCAATCGCACTCGCTTCGGCACCATTAAGGGTGTGGTGGATGGCTACCTGAAGAAATGCGGCCGACAATGGGTTGAAATGGATGCCCTTTTCCGGTTCATGCTTCCATAA
- a CDS encoding DEAD-box ATP-dependent RNA helicase DBP2: MSSYGGGYQRESRGDSYRSRGGHDTGYQNGNGYSGGYSGGGGYGGGYGGGYGRGGGAAGGDRMSNLGAGLKKQDWDLDSLPKFEKSFYKEHPDVAARSEREVEEFRKKHEMTVQGRNVPRPVENFDEAGFPQYVLSEVKAQGFERPTAIQSQGWPMALSGRDVVGIAETGSGKTLTYCLPAIVHINAQPLLAPGDGPIVLILAPTRELAVQIQAEISKFGKSSRIRNTCVYGGVPKGPQIRDLSRGVEVCIATPGRLIDMLEAGRTNLRRVTYLVLDEADRMLDMGFEPQIRKIVSQIRPDRQTCMWSATWPKEVRQLATDFLNDYIQVNIGSMDLSANHRITQIVEVVSDFEKRDKMIKHLEKIMENRSNKCLIFTGTKRIADEITRFLRQDGWPALSIHGDKQQQERDWVLNEFKTGKSPIMVATDVASRGIDVRDITHVLNYDYPNNSEDYIHRIGRTGRAGAKGTAITFFTTENSKQARDLVTILTEAKQQIDPRLAEMARYSGGGGGHGGYGRWGGRGGRGGGRGRGGTYTASNAAPLGNARRW, encoded by the exons ATGTCTTCTTACGGCGGTGGTTATCAGCGCGAGTCGCGCGGCGATTCTTACCG CTCTAGAGGTGGTCACGACACCGGTTATCAAAATGGCAACGGCTACTCTGGCGGCTATTCTGGCGGTGGTGGCTACGGTGGTGGCTATGGCGGTGGTTATGGTCGCGGTGGAGGTGCCGCTGGTGGTGATCGCATGTCGAACCTGGGCGCTGGCCTGAAGAAGCAAGATTGGG ATTTGGACTCCCTCCCCAAGTTCGAAAAGTCATTCTACAAAGAGCATCCCGATGTTGCCGCTCGCTCTGAGCGCGAGGTTGAGGAGTTCCGCAAGAAGCACGAGATGACTGTGCAGGGACGCAATGTTCCTCGTCCCGTCGAGAATTTCGACGAGGCTGGGTTCCCCCAGTACGTCCTGAGTGAGGTCAAGGCTCAAGGCTTCGAGCGTCCTACTGCCATTCAGTCTCAGGGTTGGCCAATGGCTCTTTCTGGTCGGGATGTCGTCGGTATTGCTGAAACTGGTTCCGGAAAGACACTTACCTACTGTCTCCCTGCCATTGTACACATCAACGCTCAGCCTCTCCTTGCTCCCGGCGATGGTCCTATTGTCCTCATCCTTGCTCCTACCCGTGAGCTTGCTGTTCAGATTCAAGCCGAAATCAGCAAGTTCGGAAAGTCTTCCCGGATTCGCAACACTTGCGTCTATGGTGGTGTTCCCAAGGGCCCTCAGATTCGTGATCTGAGCCGCGGTGTCGAAGTCTGCATCGCAACCCCTGGTCGTCTGATTGACATGCTGGAAGCTGGCCGGACCAACCTCCGCCGTGTCACGTACCTCGTTCTTGACGAAGCTGACCGCATGCTGGACATGGGTTTCGAACCTCAGATTCGCAAGATTGTTTCTCAGATTCGTCCTGACAGACAGACCTGCATGTGGTCCGCCACTTGGCCCAAGGAAGTCCGTCAGCTCGCTACGGACTTCCTGAACGACTACATCCAGGTGAACATCGGTTCCATGGACTTGTCTGCTAACCACAGAATTACTCAAATTGTCGAGGTCGTTTCCGACTTCGAAAAGCGCGACAAGATGATTAAGCACCTCGAGAAAATCATGGAAAACCGTAGCAACAAGTGTCTGATTTTCACCGGCACTAAGCGCATTGCTGATGAGATTACTCGATTCCTCCGCCAGGACGGATGGCCCGCACTTT CTATCCACGGCGACAAGCAACAACAGGAAAGAGATTGGGTCTTGAACGAGTTCAAGACAGGCAAGAGCCCAATCATGGTGGCCACTGATGTGGCTTCCCGTGGTATTG ATGTTCGCGACATCACTCATGTGCTGAACTATGACTATCCCAACAACTCGGAGGACTACATTCACCGTATTGGTCGAACTGGTCGTGCTGGTGCGAAGGGAACTGCCATTACCTTCTTCACCACTGAAA ACTCCAAGCAGGCTCGTGACTTGGTTACTATCCTCACTGAGGCCAAGCAGCAGATTGACCCCCGTCTCGCTGAGATGGCTCGCTacagcggcggcggtggtggtcaCGGCGGTTATGGCCGCTGGGGTGGCCGCGGTGGTCGCGGCGGTGGccgtggtcgtggtggtACTTACACCGCTTCCAACGCTGCCCCACTTGGCAACGCTCGCCGTTGGTAA
- a CDS encoding SGNH/GDSL hydrolase family protein: MIAITRNLALATLAFGAAALPPQLSCKNAFDWDATRYLLTFGDSYTYVQGTHGHQNYSFIGDQLNFEYDWRTLLSNKIVQNQTATAEGGPNWVEFLTNCGVKKGLTSPLSCEKQLWDFAFAGADISIEYTPLHHNYTVSLVNQVIQYEQYGHPVLKNIIHPSRTLVAIWIGINDINDSAKYAVHFPTLYNRMMTTLFTSVQTLYNLGYRSYLFMNLPPLDRTPANQARSNPSPNATQITWFNNALSQHAMSFARAHPNATVQVFDAHTALSNMMDHPAQYGIVNTTNFCAGYNQPDIETNYLAYGCPTPLDTYFWFNSGHLTSHVHKELAEILEAQLKSCSR, encoded by the exons ATGATTGCCATAACAAGGAATCTGGCTCTCGCGACCCTCGCGTTTGGGGCAGCAGCGCTTCCTCCGCAATTGAGTTGCAAGAACGCGTTTGACTGGGATGCCACCAGATACCT ACTCACCTTTGGCGACTCATACACGTACGTCCAAGGAACACATGGCCACCAAAACTACAGTTTCATCGGCGACCAGCTGAACTTTGAATATGATTGGAGAACGCTACTATCCAACAAGATTGTTCAGAACCAG ACCGCCACGGCCGAGGGAGGTCCCAACTGGGTTGAGTTCCTAACAAATTGTGGCGTCAAGAAAGGGTTGACCTCCCCACTCAGCTGTGAAAAGCAACTTTGGGACTTTGCCTTTGCTGGAGCGGACATCTCCATTGAATA CACTCCCCTGCACCACAACTACACCGTCTCCCTCGTCAATCAAGTAATACAGTACGAGCAATACGGCCACCCGGTGCTCAAGAACATCATCCACCCATCCCGCACCCTCGTCGCCATCTGGATTGGCATCAACGACATCAACGACTCCGCCAAATACGCCGTACACTTCCCTACACTCTACAACCGCATGATGACCACGCTGTTCACCTCTGTCCAGACTCTCTACAACCTAGGCTACCGCTCCTACCTCTTCATGAACCTTCCCCCTCTGGACCGAACCCCTGCCAACCAAGCACGGAGCAATCCCTCCCCGAACGCAACCCAGATAACCTGGTTCAACAATGCACTATCCCAACATGCAATGAGCTTTGCAAGAGCCCACCCCAACGCCACCGTCCAAGTCTTCGACGCCCATACAGCGCTGAGTAACATGATGGACCATCCGGCGCAGTATGGAATCGTCAACACGACGAATTTCTGCGCAGGGTACAACCAGCCGGACATCGAGACGAATTACCTGGCATATGGGTGTCCCACACCGCTGGATACGTACTTCTGGTTTAACTCGGGTCATCTGACGAGCCATGTCCACAAGGAGCTCGCGGAGATTCTAGAGGCGCAGTTGAAGTCGTGCTCGAGGTGA